Proteins co-encoded in one Ziziphus jujuba cultivar Dongzao chromosome 9, ASM3175591v1 genomic window:
- the LOC107427327 gene encoding probable inactive chitinase-like protein LaCIC yields the protein MKFWGLTIVSLLLFTIQGGSAEQCGRQAGGALCPGGQCCSKYGWCGTTPDYCNNECQSQCSGSDTGGGDIPISRSTFDEMFKHRNDCPSKSFYSYDAFIAAAKAFPGFGTTGDDATRKKEIAAFLAQTSHETTGGWNGAPDGRHAWGYCFVTEQNPGSDYCSWDYPDYPCASGRKYFGRGPIQLSWNYNYGQCGRAIGIDLLNNPDLVASDAVISFKTAIWFWMTPQWPKPSCHDVITGRWSPSSADWAAGRAPGYGVITNIINGGLECGKGWNDKVDDRIGFYKRYCDLLHVGYGDNLDCYNQRHFGSEILVDTM from the exons atgaagttTTGGGGCTTGACAATTGTTTCCCTATTGTTGTTCACCATTCAAGGAGGCTCAGCAGAGCAATGTGGAAGACAAGCTGGGGGTGCTCTGTGTCCAGGAGGTCAGTGCTGCAGCAAGTACGGCTGGTGTGGCACTACACCTGATTACTGCAACAACGAATGCCAAAGCCAATGCTCAGGCAGCGACACCGGTGGCGGTGATATTCCGATCTCAAGGTCTACTTTCGACGAGATGTTTAAGCATCGAAATGATTGCCCTAGCAAGAGCTTTTATTCCTATGATGCTTTCATTGCTGCAGCCAAAGCCTTCCCTGGCTTTGGTACCACCGGTGATGATGCCACCCGGAAAAAAGAGATTGCTGCTTTCTTAGCCCAAACCTCCCATGAAACTACCG gaGGATGGAACGGTGCACCAGATGGTCGACATGCTTGGGGATACTGCTTTGTTACAGAACAAAACCCGGGAAGTGATTACTGTTCTTGGGATTATCCAGATTATCCATGTGCTTCGGGACGAAAATATTTCGGTCGTGGTCCAATTCAACTTTCATG gAACTACAACTATGGTCAATGTGGAAGAGCAATAGGAATAGATTTACTGAACAACCCAGATCTTGTTGCCTCGGACGCTGTGATTTCATTCAAGACAGCAATCTGGTTCTGGATGACTCCGCAGTGGCCGAAGCCCTCTTGCCACGATGTGATCACGGGAAGATGGAGTCCTTCTAGTGCCGATTGGGCAGCCGGTCGAGCTCCTGGTTATGGTGTCATTACCAACATCATCAATGGCGGACTTGAATGTGGTAAAGGTTGGAACGACAAGGTGGATGATCGCATTGGATTCTATAAGAGGTATTGTGACCTTCTTCATGTTGGTTATGGGGATAACCTGGACTGCTACAACCAGAGGCATTTCGGATCTGAAATCTTGGTGGACACCATGTGA